The Candida orthopsilosis Co 90-125, chromosome 7 draft sequence genome has a window encoding:
- a CDS encoding Plc1 phosphoinositide-specific phospholipase C (PI-PLC), delta-form has product MSLASELQQVRSIDSGDEGSSSINTPSDSTPSLLRRISSPIISDLPSIFSHLRSNDSEPMVKNSSGKSIMKRVLSGNKSSDSFGSSNSISSVTSPVLDKQSINDSRVAPNGEDVKPLEVDSNITKSIDQLKIPSIFQTDGLPLLKVSHKSKKRILLFIDLVNFSFLWKLAPNIATSNNKRLSMHGSSQRVHEFTVDDIKFVYTHEKGTNYREELRISKEFETRWITLIYFNQKKGNLKMLHLIADTEHDFKRLNSAITTMKGLRHHLATEFLVDLNELDEAHMKMILNREIPIQQKSPTKEYLTFSDILKYARRLGISINKSYLESIFNNVFEAHSDSVDLKEKGLNFEQFKEFVSILKRRDDILTLWECSCTDSSFGMNQLDFEYFYLRVQHEKYDSNEMDSIFCQFLTSDGHWTADDLNSYLLSSYANPIQNIETDNYFTYPLTDYYISSSHNTYLTGRQVGGDSSIDGYVRALQRGCRCIEIDIWDGPNEEDADSTDHEPIVNHGRTFTKPIRFANVVKTIQKFAFITSPYPLILSLEINCSPLSQMKVVKILKDTLGASLVTSTIDDSSTLPSPETLKYKFLIKAKKTSPFKDLIETDEGSFTTSTTTTSYSEDNGVKPIGKTFSLRRKTKAPKVIDQVSELGVYLQGIKFRNFSLPESKIYNHCFSLSEKTINKMMKDEVKKTSLDKHNRKYFVRVYPSGYRVTSSNFNPIKYWEHGVQMVATNWQTYDLGQQLNEAMFEGVNKKGYVLKPAHLRKPIIKSSKFFKMFQPASKTIRFSISIISAHQLSKPKDTDDIISPFVSCEIIGADKVNWDSPPMELGRTKVITDNGFNPIWNETFSGTITGSLDLVFVKFVVNSVSNVDKMDDVHPLGLLVAKLSYLKQGYRYLYLNDLFGEQLVYSSLFVKITYDCL; this is encoded by the coding sequence ATGAGCTTAGCTAGTGAGTTACAACAAGTACGATCCATTGATAGCGGAGATGAGGGTTCCAGTTCTATCAACACACCTTCTGACTCCACACCAAGCTTACTACGTAGGATATCGTCACCAATTATATCCGACTTGCCGAGTATATTTAGTCATTTGAGGTCCAATGACAGCGAACCTATGGTGAAGAATTCCAGTGGGAAAAGTATAATGAAACGTGTTTTAAGTGGCAACAAGTCTAGCGATAGTTTTGGCTCATCAAACTCGATATCATCAGTTACAAGTCCTGTACTTGATAAACAATCCATCAACGATTCGCGAGTTGCACCAAATGGCGAAGATGTAAAACCACTCGAGGTTGATTCAAAcataacaaaatcaatcgaCCAGTTGAAAATACCAAGCATATTCCAAACTGATGGACTACCATTATTAAAGGTGTCACACAAATCAAAGAAGAGAATCCTACTATTCATCGATTTGGTCAATTTTTCCTTTCTCTGGAAACTAGCTCCTAATATAGCTACCCTGAATAATAAAAGACTATCAATGCACGGATCAAGTCAGAGAGTTCACGAGTTCACCGTTGACGATATAAAATTTGTGTACACGCATGAGAAAGGCACCAACTATCGTGAGGAACTACGAATTTCAAAGGAATTTGAAACGAGGTGGATCACTTTGATTTACTTTAATCAGAAAAAGGGTAATTTAAAGATGCTTCATTTGATTGCTGATACTGAGCACGACTTTAAACGGTTGAATCTGGCTATTACTACGATGAAGGGTTTACGACACCACCTTGCAACTGAGTTTCTcgttgatttgaatgaattggatgagGCGCatatgaagatgattttgaatcgGGAGATTCCTATCCAGCAAAAACTGCCAACTAAGGAATATCTCACATTCAGTGACATTTTAAAATATGCTAGACGTTTAGGTATCAGCATCAATAAACTGTATTTGGAGAGCATATTTAACAACGTATTCGAAGCGCATAGCGATTCGGTAGATctaaaagaaaaaggactcaattttgaacaatttaaGGAATTCGTATCTATACTAAAGAGGAGGGATGATATCTTAACCCTTTGGGAATGCAGCTGCACTGATAGCTCCTTCGgaatgaatcaattggattttgaaTACTTCTACTTGAGAGTCCAGCATGAAAAGTatgattcaaatgaaatGGATTCCattttttgtcaatttttgacAAGTGATGGTCATTGGACTGCCGACGACCTAAATTCATACCTATTATCAAGCTATGCAAACCCTATACAAAACATTGAGACAGACAATTATTTTACATATCCATTGACAGATTATTAcatatcatcatcacatAACACGTACTTGACTGGTAGACAAGTTGGAGGCGACTCATCAATAGACGGCTATGTCAGAGCACTACAGCGAGGATGTCGATGTATTGAGATTGATATATGGGATGGTCCCAATGAAGAGGATGCCGACTCCACTGATCATGAGCCAATAGTCAATCATGGAAGGACATTTACCAAACCAATCAGGTTTGCAAATGTGGTAAAGACAATCCAAAAGTTTGCATTTATAACGTCGCCATATCCATTGATCCTCAGTTTGGAAATAAATTGTTCTCCATTAAGTCAAATGAAAGTGGTCAAGATTCTAAAAGATACTTTGGGAGCTAGTCTCGTAACATCCACCATTGATGATAGTTCCACTTTGCCTTCCCCGGAAACGCTCAAGTAcaagtttttgatcaagGCGAAAAAAACCAGTCCATTTAAAGATTTAATTGAAACCGACGAAGGCAGCTTTACCACATCCACCACTACAACTTCATATTCAGAAGATAATGGAGTCAAACCAATAGGGAAAACTTTTAGTTTAAGAAGGAAAACGAAAGCTCCTAAAGTGATTGATCAAGTTAGTGAATTGGGTGTATACCTACAAGGTATCAAGTTTCGTAACTTTTCCTTACCggaatcaaaaatttacaATCATTGTTTTTCCCTCAGTGAAAAgacaatcaacaaaatgatgaaaGACGAGGTTAAGAAAACTTCATTGGATAAGCATAACAGAAAATACTTTGTACGGGTCTATCCATCAGGATATAGAGTCACATCATCCAACTTCAACCCAATAAAGTATTGGGAACACGGGGTGCAGATGGTGGCTACAAATTGGCAAACATATGACCTTGGCCAACAACTAAACGAAGCAATGTTTGAAGGGGTCAATAAGAAAGGTTATGTTCTAAAGCCGGCACATTTGAGAAAACCGATTATTAAGAGCtccaagtttttcaaaatgttcCAGCCAGCATCCAAGACAATACGGTTTAGTATAAGTATCATCAGTGCTCATCAATTGCTGAAACCAAAGGATACTGATGATATCATTAGTCCATTTGTCTCGTGTGAGATAATTGGTGCTGACAAAGTCAACTGGGACTCACCACCGATGGAACTTGGAAGGACGAAGGTTATCACAGATAATGGATTCAATCCTATTTGGAATGAAACGTTTAGTGGAACAATTACGGGATCTCTCGATTTGGTGTTTGTTAAATTTGTGGTGAACTCGGTTTCCAATGTAGATAAAATGGACGACGTACACCCTTTGGGGCTATTAGTTGCCAAATTGAGCTACCTAAAACAAGGGTATAGGTACCTATATCTCAACGATTTATTTGGTGAACAATTGGTGTACTCTTCATTGTTTGTCAAGATTACATATGACTGTTTATAG
- a CDS encoding Enp1 protein (protein similar to S. cerevisiae Enp1p) produces the protein MGKVSANDKLRQRHNPLLKDISSQGGNLRATPRSAHAKNKKSKSNEVQDQSEEGYLDAVSSRKILQLAKEQQDELRDEEEAQPSSFAQAFKEQDVSSDEEENDQQYSDFEEEEEEEVIYDEEEIEVDEKDAELFNKYFQNNGPSTNGQSINLADKILAKIQEKESQQQEQVHERPEDAVLLPPKVIMAYEKIGQILSTYTHGKLPKLFKILPSLKNWQDVLYVTNPEKWTPHATYEATKLFVSNLTANEAQKFVESVLLEKFRTSIEDSDDHSLNYHIYRALKKSLYKPGAFFKGFLLPLVDGYCSVREATIAASVLTKVSVPVLHSSVALTQLLQRDFSPATTVFIRVLIEKKYALPYQTLDELVFYFMRFRNAAQDQMQIDDTSEDKKAPQLPVVWHKAFLSFAQRYKNDITDDQRDFLLETVRQRFHHAIGPEIRRELLAGKPRLTAADVSKKDGLMVDAF, from the coding sequence ATGGGGAAAGTATCAGCCAACGACAAGCTTAGGCAACGTCACAATCCTCTTTTGAAGGATATTTCGTCTCAGGGAGGTAACTTAAGAGCAACACCAAGATCAGCACAtgcaaaaaataaaaagtcCAAGTCCAATGAAGTACAAGACCAAAGTGAGGAAGGGTACTTGGATGCCGTCAGTTCGAGAAAGATCTTACAGTTGGCCAAAGAGCAACAAGATGAGTTGAGAGATGAGGAGGAAGCACAACCTTCAAGTTTTGCCCAGGCGTTTAAAGAACAAGACGTGAGCAGCGATgaggaagaaaatgatcaacaatattcCGATTttgaagaggaggaagaagaagaggtcATTTACGATGAGGAAGAGATTGAAGTCGATGAAAAAGATGCAGAGTTGTTTAATAAGTACTTTCAGAATAATGGACCATCTACGAATGGACAAAGTATAAACTTGGCCGATAAGATTCTTGCTAAAATTCAGGAAAAAGaactgcaacaacaagaacaagtGCATGAAAGACCCGAAGATGCCGTTTTACTACCTCCAAAAGTTATTATGGCGTATGAGAAGATTGGACAGATATTATCGACATACACTCATGGTAAATTGCccaaattattcaaaattttaccaagtttgaaaaattggcaagATGTGTTGTACGTTACAAATCCAGAAAAATGGACCCCTCATGCTACGTATGAAGCTACAAAGCTATTCGTTTCGAACTTGACTGCCAATGAAGCacaaaaatttgttgagtcAGTGcttttggagaaatttagaacatcaattgaagattctGATGACCATTCATTAAACTATCACATTTATCGtgctttgaagaaatcattGTATAAACCAGGTGCATTCTTCAAAGGGTTCTTATTGCCATTGGTGGATGGGTATTGTTCAGTTCGTGAGGCCACTATTGCTGCTTCAGTATTGACAAAAGTTTCAGTTCCTGTTTTGCACTCGTCAGTTGCGTTAACTCAATTACTACAAAGAGATTTCAGTCCAGCAACTACTGTATTTATTAGAGTGTTGATCGAAAAGAAGTATGCCCTCCCATACCAAACTTTGGATGAGTTGGTGTTTTATTTTATGAGATTTAGAAATGCAGCTCAGGATCAAATGCAAATCGATGACACTTCAGAGGATAAGAAAGCACCACAGTTACCTGTTGTATGGCATAAGGCCTTCTTATCATTTGCACAACGTTACAAGAACGACATCACCGATGATCAAAGAGATTTCTTACTTGAAACTGTAAGGCAGAGGTTCCATCATGCTATAGGGCCGGAAATTAGAAGAGAATTGTTAGCTGGTAAGCCAAGATTGACTGCTGCTGATGTATCTAAAAAGGATGGGTTAATGGTAGATGCATTCTAA